AGTGACGAATGACCGTATGTCGATAGATGAATTAATTCAAACATTACTAGCGATTGAACCGTATATTGACGCAGTTATTTTAAGAGAAAAGTCGAAAACGGATACAGAGATCTTGAAATTAATTCAAAAGCTTAAGGAAGTAAATTTTAACGTAAAGAAAATGATTGTCCACGGAAAACCTACTATTGCAAATACCGAACAAATTGATAAAGTACAACTGCCAGGCGGATTACCACTTCCTGATTTAATGCGGCAGTATCCAGCGCTATTATTCGGAAAATCCGTCCACTCACTTGAAGAAGCGATAGTTGCTGAGGCGGATGGCGCAGAGTCTGTGTTATATGGTCATTTGTTTAAAACAAATTCAAAGCCTGGATTGCAACCACGCGGAACCGATGACTTGCGGCGAATTGTTTCATCGCTAACCATTCCTGTCTACGCGATTGGCGGCATTCGACCAAGTCATATCGAACGATTAAGAGAAGTAGGGATTGCAGGCGTGGCGATAATGTCTACTATATTTGAAAGCGAACATCCGAAAAACATCGCCAAAGAGTATTATGATGCCATTCATACATAGAGGGGGATTATCAATGACTAAAACAATTGAACTAAATGGGAACACACAAGAAATCCCAAAAGACGTTGAAAGTGTCCAGCAATTGCTCGAACACTTAAATCTCGAGGAAAGAATTTTAATTGTGGAATTGAATAAAAACATTCTCAATAAAAGCGCTTATGATCAACCGATTATGGACCGTGATCAGATCGAAATTATTCACTTTGTAGGAGGCGGATGAACATGCTTAAAATAGGAAATCATTCATTTTCATCGAGATTATTGTTAGGGACTGGTAAATACCCATCATTTGAAACTCAAAAAGAAGCTGTTCGTGTTTCTGAAGCAGAAATTTTAACATTCGCAGTCCGTCGAATGAACGTTTTTGAACCATCACAACCAAATTTCTTAGAACAACTTGATTTATCAAAATATACTTTGCTTCCAAATACCGCTGGTGCAAAAACAGCTGAGGAAGCTGTACGTATCGCAAAACTGGCAAAGGCATCTGGTTTATGTGACATGGTTAAGGTAGAAATTATTGGCTGTGACCACTCCTTGTTGCCAGACCCAGTTGAAACGTTACGTGCCACAGAAATGTTATTGGATGAAGGTTTTATCGTACTTCCCTATACATCTGATGACGTTGTACTTGCCCGCAGATTATGTGAAATGGGTGTCAATGCCATCATGCCGGGTGCAGCGCCTATCGGATCAGGTCGCGGCATATTAAACCCACTGAATTTGTCCTTTATTATCGAACAGTCGGAAGTCCCTGTCATTATTGATGCTGGCATTGGTTCTCCAAAAGATGCAGCCTATGCGATGGAACTCGGCGCGGATGCTGTTTTATTAAACACGGCCGTGTCCGAAGCAAAGGACCCAGTGAAAATGGCAGAAGCGATGAAACTTGCCATTGAAGCGGGACGACTTGGTTTTGAGGCTGGACGGATGCCTGAACGTGACTACGCAGTAGCTAGCAGTCCGATGGAAGGACTCTTGCCAAATTGAATAGCCGTTATTCACGACAAGAACTGTTCGCACCGATTGGGATAGAAGGACAAAAACGAATTAGCGCAGCAAATATCTTTATTCTCGGGGCTGGCGCACTTGGTTCTTCCTCTGGAGAAATGTTGGTACGCGCTGGCGTTAAGCGTGTGACCATTGTTGACCGAGATATCATTGATTGGACCAATTTGCACCGTCAACAACTGTATACAGAACAAGACGTTATCGATCAATTGCCGAAAGCAGTGGCAGCGGAGAAACGTTTGAAAAGCATTAATGGGGATGTGGATGTATCAGGAATGGTCGTTGATGTGACAGCTGAAAATGTACTCGAGTTAATTGAAGGACATGACGTGATTTTGGATGCAACCGATAATATTGAAACGCGGTTGCTTATGAATGACGCTGCATTAAAACGCGGCGTCCCCTTTTTCATGGGGGCCTGCGTAGGCAGTTACGGATTAACTTTCCCGATTGGCATAAAAGAAGAGCAACCGTGCTTACATTGTTTACTTGAAACATTACCACCTCAGTCATTAACTTGCGATACGGTCGGTGTCATTAGTCCAATCGTCGTCACAACTGCTGCCCGCCAAGTTGCAGATGTACTTAAATACATTACGGGCAATGAATTTATGCCGAAACTTGAATCTGCAAATTTATGGACAGGTGAAAGGTCATCGATGAATGTCGAAAGCTTGAAAAAAGACAATTGCCCAAGCTGCTCTGCTGAATCGGTATACCCCTATTTATCGGCCCGTGAATCTACTCGTTTTGCGGTGCTCTGCGGACGTGATACCGTTCAACTATCGTGGCCGCCAAACCGCCGTGTCGAATTAAAAACATTCGTGAATTCCGTCGAACCTATTGTGCAGAAACTCATCCACAATCCACATCTTGCTGCCTTTGAATTCGATAGTCACCGCATCGTCTTGTTCCGCGATGGACGAATGCTGATTCACGGAACGAAAAACATTGCCGAAGCCCGAATGATTGCAGCGAAATTGTTAGGATAAATGAAATAAGCCATTTTCATTCCTTATAAATGGATAGAAATGGCTTTTCACTCTCCGTTCTTGCGTCTTTCAAAAAGACGCAAGATAATGAAAGCACCGCTGAACAACAATAATACCTGCATAAAACGCGCGAAAATATGCGTTGGGACTTCCAAAATATCCATGAAGTATAAGAAAAATACCGCAAAGATAAACGACATACTATACTTTAAAAGCTTTCTCACCTTTCCCCTACTCCCTCGACAAACGAATCGAACGAAAGATAAAATACCCGATTGGGATAAAAATACAAATAAAAAACATAGGCGTAAACCATGCACCAAGTGATTCATGACGTCCCAAAGCCACTTGAATGTTGCTCCAATTTATATATGCAAAAATGATTGTGATGATATTTTTTATCACATTCACCATAAGTCGACCATTCAACTATTGCACTTCAGAATTGTCTTTCGTTAAATTCATCCCCTTCCGACAAGGAGATGCCGTCTGATTTGTGTTACGGTGCTTTAGCGCCAACAATTCAGGTGGCGAGGAATTGTCGTCGCTGACAAGCGAAAGATTTCTAGCTTGTTCACCTCTCCATTGTCGCAATACTCTGCCGATGTTATAATAGAACATACTGAAATGGGGTGAACACCAATGACGACAATTACGGCTAAAATTCAAATTTACGTGCCTGACCATGACGTTGAAATCCTCGAATCAACAACAAGTGCTTATCGGCAAGCATGTAATTGGTTAAGTAAAAAAATCTTTCAAACGAGAGTCCTAAATCTAGCCAATCTAAACAATCTTTACTACAAAATCCTTCGGGAAACCTTCGGATTAAAAAGCCAAATGGCACAATCGGCTATGAGAACGGTCGTTGCTAGATATAAATCCGCCAAATCAAACGGTCATAAGTGGTCCCAAGTACGTTTTCGGCTGCCCGAATATGATCTCGTTTGGAATCGCGATTACTCGCTCAATCAAGACGTTTTTTCAGTCAACACTTTAAGCTGTCGGTTAAAATTCAAGTTTGAGAAAAAGGCAATGAAACGTTATTTTAATGGCACTTGGAAATTTGGGACGGCTAAACTTGTCCAGAAATTTAACAAATGGTTTCTCCACATCCCCATGACTAAAAAATTTGCGAAATTAAAACTGCGCAATGTAAATCATATAGTCGGCATTGATCTCGGTGTAAACTTTCTCGCAACTTCTTACGATAGCCACGGTAAAACAACCTTCTTTAGCGGCAAACAAATCAAACAGAAGCGCGGTCAATATAAAGCACTACGTAAACAACTAGCCAAAAAACAAACAGCTTCAGCACGTTCAAGAATAAAAGCAATTGGTTCAAGAGAAAACCGTTATGTGACGGATGTCAATCATCAAATCACAAAGGCACTCGTTGAACGCTACCCAAGAGGGACTTGTTTTGTGCTCGAAGATTTGAAAGGTGTACGTAAGTCGACTGAAAAAGTATGCGTTAAAAATAGATATGTACACGTGTCTTTGGCATTCCATCAATTTCGTGAAATGTTAACATATAAAGCAACGATGAATGGACAATTAGTCATCATAGTAAACCCAGCTTATACATCTCAAACATGCCCAAAATGCGAACACAAAGGGAAAGCAAATCGCAATAAAAAAACGCATACTTTCTGTTGTAAAAACTGCACATACACATCAAATGATGACCGTATTGGCGCAATGAATCTCCACGATAAAGGTATGAAAACCTTGCGTGGCGGTACGATTTCGGCATGACCGACATCGTAAGGGCGAAGTCAACCGTCCTGTGTATCTTATATCAAATAAGATACAGATATATCCTCAATTTAAGGTAGGAGTACTTTGTACGTTCGCACTACTGGAGAGATATAAGTGTAAACTCGTTTAGCGGGGGCTAAACGGGCGGTAATCTAGGATTGCCGACACAAGCTCCATCTGAAAAGCGTAAAGTCGAAGACTTGCGTTCAGGTGGAGTGTGTTGACATAGTTATACACATGTGGGTATTTCTCTAAAATCGTCATACCTATCCACAGGATAGCCGCGATGATCGGAAGAATCACCATTTCCGATTTACGTCCCACCTGTCTACTTCTCCAAATGCATTATAATGCGCTGGTACTTCATCTGGTAAGGTCGACCAACTTACGAATAAATAAACAAGACTTCCGACGAATAAAATGATTGTGATCACGTTTAGCACCAATTCTATGATTTAATTTTCAACTTTAACTTCGGTCTTTCAAACATATCCACAATTTATTCACCTCATGATACATACGGTATACGAACCGCTAAAGTTTCAACTTCCCTGTTACTTTACTCTCCTAATGAATAACTTTTATATGTATTCAACTACCAATTGTATAATCGCTTAAACAATTAGCGCACACTACTCATAAACCCGCTAAGAGTTAACAAAACTATCTAAACAAATATACATCGTATTTTTAAAAATTAACACTACCTAAACGCTTGCCTTTTACATCAATCATTATAAAATAAATAAGTTAAGGTGCGTTTTTAAAAATAGAATTAAAGGAGTTGTCCTATGTTTTTTATAGAAGCAAAAAGAATAGCTGTCGTGATTTTCGGCTCATTTTTACTTGCCATTTCGCTAAACTTCTTTTTAATTAATGCGAATGTGTACGCAAGCGGGTTTGCTGGGGCAGCACAGTTAACATCCAGTGTTTTTGAAGATTTCTTAGGTATGCATGTGAGTACAGGAATTCTCCTATTCCTATTTAACATTCCAGTCTTTATATTAGGTTGGTACAAAGTTGGGAAAGGCTTTACAATCTATAGTATTGTTTCTGTTATTTGTGCAACCTTTTTCTTGGAAATATTACCTATCATCTCTGTATCCAATGATATTATTTTAAATACGGTTGTAGGTGGAGTTGTCAGTGGTATTGGTATAGGTCTTTCCTTAAAATGGGGAGCTTCAACAGGCGGGATGGATATCGTCGCAATGGTATTATCACGCTTACAAGATAAGCCAATTGGAATCTATTTCTTAGTGCTCAATGGTGTAATTATTGTGCTTGCAGGTTTTTTATACGAACCTGAAAATGCACTCTATACACTCATCGCACTTTACGTAACAACCGCCGTCATTGACGCTATTCATACACGTCATGAAAAAGTGACAGCGATGATTATTACGCGAAAAGCAGACGAATTGCAATGTGCCATCCACGAAAAAATGGTCCGTGGTATCACGATTCTGCCTGCAAAAGGCGCTTATACAAAAGAAGAGAATAATATGCTATATCTCGTCATTACACGCTATGAGTTGTATGATTTGGAAAAGATTATCGCTGAAGTAGATCCGAATGCCTTTACGAATATCGTTCAGACAGTAGGGATTTTTGGATACTTTAGACGCGAGGGCGAGGAAGTTGTTTAAACGAACTTGTTCTTGAATAAGTTATACAAAGGATAGAAACCTCTCACAACTGCGAGAGGTTCCTTTTTTTATCTTTGTATATTTAGATAGTACCGAGACTGAAACCTCCACCCTATCACACCAAATGCTCGATATAATAGTAATCCAATTCTATTATGTAACTTTCATCAATTCAATTCATCGCCAATACACCCAAAACAAATTGCTCTTTATAATTTGTATAGTCATTCATATCGCCTGACTTATTCTCGATAAAACTCAATTTGATCGACTCATATTCTTCCCTTAACGGTTTGGATGCATTAAGTTTATTTCGGAAATCAATGAAATCATTCCACTTCTTCCCTTGGTAATCGACTAGATGAATAATATGGGTTTTAACATCAAATGTTTTATCGGTAAATCGCGCGAGCACAATCTCATCTTCAAGCTCGACACGTAGCCGGTAAAATCCAATATCCCGCAACTTTTCAAAAATGCCGGAACATGATGTATATCTTCTACGCCGACAACAAAGTCAATCATCGGCTTCGCCTTGATTCCTTTAATAGAGGTGCTGCCGATATGTTCAATTCTAGTCACGGCAATACGAGCCGCTCTATGGATCTCTTTTTGTGTTTTATGAAATTCTTCAATCCAACCCACTTGCGGTTCTACTAAATTAATTTCTCCCTTTTTTAATCCTAAGATCACTTGAACATCCCCTTTATTGATCTTCTTCAGACCTTCTGTTCGCTATATAAAACGCGGTTCCTGCGATAAATAATCCTGTACTTAACCACATTGCAATACCGTTATATTCACTCTTTAATAAAGTGATATTTGTTAACCAAATGAGATGAATCAAAGCCATTATGATGAATAAACCAGTAATTGATTTCATTACTTCCCCCCCTCTTCGGAAAAACTATAAAAGCTTCGCTATATAATATTCATCAATATATTTTCCATCTATCCATAAAGAATGTCTTTTCGTACCTTCAATTTCAAATCCCATTTTCTTATATAGAGCGATGCCAGCTTCATTATGGGTCATCACCGTTAATTCCAACCGATGAATCTCTTGCTCGATTGCCCACTTTTCCAACGCTGTAAACAGCTTTGTGCCTACTCCTTTTTCTCTAGCCTGTTCAGCGATGCCAATGACTACATAGACCGAATGCTTGGTGCGCGCAGGATTTTTGCCAATTGCAAACAAGTACCCTAATAACCGCGCTTCTTCTTCTGCAATAAAAATAGCTGAAGTTTCTTGTCTTTTCATGACTTCAATGTGTTTCTCTTGTTGTTCGACTGTGATTTTCCTTTCACCAGGACCAAATAACATAAAGTTTGACTGCTCTACTTCTGCTATCAAACTTACCAATTTCCCAGCATCGCTAGGTTCTGCAAGCCTAATGAACATTTTGACCGCCCCAATCCAAGTATGTAGTAGCGCTTTTACATTCATCCTCTATTTTTTCATACAAAGAACCTTCTTCTTTGTTTGAATTCATTCCATTTTTTCTTCCGATACTTCTTCGACATATCCATTCGATTTTCCTTTTCAGTTCTAATGTACTGTCCAACATATGATAGTACATGTATTTCACCGCAGATATTCTACATGTGACCGGATTAGTTCTACCAGTTACCTAAATGATGCAGACGATAGCAATCCATCCGGATATGATAGAAGTACAGTAACAGGAAGGAGTTGGTGGGACATTAGACGAACATTATGAACGTATAAAAAAGTTTCATGAAAGGGGCGAAACAAGTTGAAAGTTTCTTTAGACATTGACAGTCGTTTTGATGAAACGTTAGTTACCATAGAATGTCCCGAGTTAACCGAGGATGTCCAGGAAGTCTTAACATTTATTAAAGGAAGGACAACAAAGTTCTTAATTGGAAAAGAAGGTGACATGCAACATATTATCAAACCAAATGAAATTCACTATTGCCATACAGAAAACGAAAAAGTCATTGCTGTTACCAAGAAAGGCTCATTCCAACTAAGGGAAAGACTGTATGAATTGGAGGAACTTCTCCCAACTCATCAGTTTATTCGATTATCAAAATCTGTGATTGCCAATTTATATGAACTTAGTCGATTTGAAGCTTCCTTTAATGGAACACTTTGCGTCCATTTTAAATCTGGGGCCAAAGAATATGTTTCGAGAACTTACGTAAAAGACATCAAAAATGCATTACAAATGAACAGGAGGTAAATGAAATGAAAACATTTTTATTCAGAAGTATAATCGGGATTTTCTTCGGAGCCTTCCTCGCAGTCCTCTTTACAAACGCCATTGTCATTTTTGAAGGACGCGAAACGTTAGACGGTGCTTTATTTATAAAAAACTCAATTGGCTCCATCTTATGCGGTTGGTTCTCTGCGGTCAGTCCACTTTACTTTGAAATTCCATCTTTAAAATTGTCACAGCAAACCGCACTGCATTTCGTGACACTTTTCATCTTATATTTTTTACTCGCTTTCGGATTCGGCTGGATTCCTTTTACATGGATTAGTTTCTTCATCACCATTCTGATGTTCGTCATTTTCTACGCCGTCATTTGGACGTGTTTCTATATATACTTCAGGCAGCAAGCAAAAAAATTGAATGCAGATTTAACAAAACTTCAAAGATAGTTAATTAAGCCAAATTACTATAAAGCTTCAAAGCCATATACACGGCAACGCCAAAAACGACAAGGGCGGATACTTTATTTAACAAGGTCATTAGCTTTCCGCTCTTATCCAGTTTTCCGAAGTACCGTCCCGACAGGGCAAGCCCAATAAACCAAATCCACGAAACAAAGATGGTCGTAAGGGTAAAAGCAATTTTAGCATCCCCTATGTAGCTTAAAGAATTCGTCCCAATGACACCGATCGTATCTAATAAAGCGTGTGGATTTAAAAGTGAAACGGATGCCGCAAATAGGATTTGTCTTTTCATTGAAAAAGATTGGCCCTCTAAATCGTTCGTGGAAACTTTTGTCCGCCACAATACTACACCCATATATAATAAAAAAATAATCCCTATCGAGAATATAATATTTTCCAACCAACTGAACGTTAAAATTAGTAAAGAAACCCCTGATACTGCTGCTACAATTAAAATCGTATCGCTGATGCCCGCTGTAATCACGACAGGCAATGCTTTTCTAAACTTTGGTTGCAAAGCCCCCTGATTGAACACAAATACATTTTGAGCCCCTAGTGGAATAATTAAGCCGAATGCTAAAATAACGCCGTGGATAATTGCCTCAACCAACTTTCTCTCTCCTATTCTACCTATCAATTTAGTCTTTTAATTATCTAACAAGTGCGTTAAAATTACAAAAAAAATCCGCATTGGCGCTATACCAATACGGACAGTTTTTAATTTAGCTTTTGTAAGATAACAACTTTTAAATAGTTAAACTCAGGAAAATCTCGATTTGAACGGAAGTCTCTCGGTAGTGAGGATTCTTCTAAAATTTTATACCTTGTATTTGTTTCTTTAAAGGCTCTGTCAATAAATGTCTTGAAGCGTTTCATGCCAAATGAAGCATTATTCGTGGAAGCTACGATAAAGCCATTTTTCTCCGTCACCGCAATGGCGTCTTTCACTAACTCCGGATAATTCCTTGCTGTACTAAACGTATATTTCTTAGAACGTGCAAAACTTGGCGGATCCAGAATCACAAGACCGAATTTCAATTCATGGCGTTTCGCATAACGGAAATAATCGAAAACATCCATCACACGGATTTCTTGCTGTTCATAGTCAATACCATTCACACTGAACTGTTCAATCGTTTTAGATTCACTTCTACTTGCAAGATCAACGCTAACTGTTTTTGCAGCGCCCCCAAGCGATGCCGCAACTGAAAATGCACCCGTGTATGAAAATGTATTCAATACAGTTCGCCCTTCAGCATACTTATCGTGAATCGCTTTTCGCACATCACGTTGATCAAGGAAAATCCCCGTCATCGCACCGTCGTTTAAATCAACGGCAAAGTTCATCCCATTTTCTTTGACGATAATCGGGAAATCGCCAGGCTCACCTTTCACAAAATCGTCTTGTTCAATATACTGACCTTTCGTATCAAAGCGTTTCTTTTCATAAACAGCTTTGTACTCGACAATTTTTTCTAGCACATTATAAATATGATGCTTCAGCGAATAAATCCCTTCACTATACCAGCTAACCACGTAATATCCGTCGTAATAATCGATTGTCAACCCACCAATACCATCGCCTTCTCCGTTGAAAACACGGAAAGCTGTCGTGTCAGCATCTTCGAATAAAGATTCACGTCTTTTAAGTGCTGCTGCAATACGTGACTTGAAAAAATCAAAGTCAATGGCTTCATTTTCTTTGCGTGTCAGCACCCAACCAATTCCTTTATTTTGCACACCGTAATAACCTTTTGCGACAAAGCGCCAGTTTCTATCGACAAGTTTGATAATGCTGCCTTCTTCTTTTAACACTTGAGGATTCAAAACCGCGTCTTTTAAAATCAATGGATAGCCTTTCTTTAACTCGGCTACCGCTTTTGCATTTAACTGTACGTCTATTGTTTTTGTCATGTTTTCATCCATTCATCTTTTTTCTTATTATCTCACGTTCGTTTTAAAAATGCGAAAATAAAAAAGCTTCTTTTGGTATGGAATTTTTTAAGCTAAGATTCGTGAAACAAGTTTATTTTTTAAAAATACGATTGAATCGCTTTAGTAAGAGACCGAATCTTAAAAAACATCACGCCTCACTGCCTTAAAATAAAGCTGACTTCAACTATCAGATACTTTTTTTTGCACGTGGACTATTTGTCCACTCATTTCAGTTCCCATTTTCATAAGATACTACTGAAAGGTGGTGTTAATTATGAGTGATAACTATGGATTATGTAAGGAGTGTTTTAAGCAACAAAGGTTTTGTACTTGTGTAGACTCTTGCACCCTAGATACGGTTAACCAGGAATCAAATGAACATTGCGAACAATCATTTTCTGAACATAATCCGCAATGCCAATCCATTGGAGAACAGAAACAACAACAACAACAAGAACAAGGCGGACTCGAGCAAGAACAAGGACCTCAACATCAAGAACAACTTCAAGAAGGGCAAAGACAAGGCCCACAAACCCAGGAACAAGAGCAAGGACCTCAGACTCAGGGAAATCAAACCCAAGGACCTCAAACACAAAGTCAAGTCGAAATACAAGAACAAACACAAATACAAGACCAAACAGAAGACCAAGACCAAACACAAGGTCCTCAGTTACAAGCCCAAAGACATGGTGATC
This window of the Sporosarcina pasteurii genome carries:
- a CDS encoding thiamine phosphate synthase — encoded protein: MMKLIAVTNDRMSIDELIQTLLAIEPYIDAVILREKSKTDTEILKLIQKLKEVNFNVKKMIVHGKPTIANTEQIDKVQLPGGLPLPDLMRQYPALLFGKSVHSLEEAIVAEADGAESVLYGHLFKTNSKPGLQPRGTDDLRRIVSSLTIPVYAIGGIRPSHIERLREVGIAGVAIMSTIFESEHPKNIAKEYYDAIHT
- the thiS gene encoding sulfur carrier protein ThiS, translated to MTKTIELNGNTQEIPKDVESVQQLLEHLNLEERILIVELNKNILNKSAYDQPIMDRDQIEIIHFVGGG
- a CDS encoding thiazole synthase, which translates into the protein MLKIGNHSFSSRLLLGTGKYPSFETQKEAVRVSEAEILTFAVRRMNVFEPSQPNFLEQLDLSKYTLLPNTAGAKTAEEAVRIAKLAKASGLCDMVKVEIIGCDHSLLPDPVETLRATEMLLDEGFIVLPYTSDDVVLARRLCEMGVNAIMPGAAPIGSGRGILNPLNLSFIIEQSEVPVIIDAGIGSPKDAAYAMELGADAVLLNTAVSEAKDPVKMAEAMKLAIEAGRLGFEAGRMPERDYAVASSPMEGLLPN
- a CDS encoding ThiF family adenylyltransferase, with protein sequence MNSRYSRQELFAPIGIEGQKRISAANIFILGAGALGSSSGEMLVRAGVKRVTIVDRDIIDWTNLHRQQLYTEQDVIDQLPKAVAAEKRLKSINGDVDVSGMVVDVTAENVLELIEGHDVILDATDNIETRLLMNDAALKRGVPFFMGACVGSYGLTFPIGIKEEQPCLHCLLETLPPQSLTCDTVGVISPIVVTTAARQVADVLKYITGNEFMPKLESANLWTGERSSMNVESLKKDNCPSCSAESVYPYLSARESTRFAVLCGRDTVQLSWPPNRRVELKTFVNSVEPIVQKLIHNPHLAAFEFDSHRIVLFRDGRMLIHGTKNIAEARMIAAKLLG
- a CDS encoding RNA-guided endonuclease TnpB family protein, which codes for MTTITAKIQIYVPDHDVEILESTTSAYRQACNWLSKKIFQTRVLNLANLNNLYYKILRETFGLKSQMAQSAMRTVVARYKSAKSNGHKWSQVRFRLPEYDLVWNRDYSLNQDVFSVNTLSCRLKFKFEKKAMKRYFNGTWKFGTAKLVQKFNKWFLHIPMTKKFAKLKLRNVNHIVGIDLGVNFLATSYDSHGKTTFFSGKQIKQKRGQYKALRKQLAKKQTASARSRIKAIGSRENRYVTDVNHQITKALVERYPRGTCFVLEDLKGVRKSTEKVCVKNRYVHVSLAFHQFREMLTYKATMNGQLVIIVNPAYTSQTCPKCEHKGKANRNKKTHTFCCKNCTYTSNDDRIGAMNLHDKGMKTLRGGTISA
- a CDS encoding DUF1648 domain-containing protein, whose translation is MITIILFVGSLVYLFVSWSTLPDEVPAHYNAFGEVDRWDVNRKW
- a CDS encoding YitT family protein, whose translation is MFFIEAKRIAVVIFGSFLLAISLNFFLINANVYASGFAGAAQLTSSVFEDFLGMHVSTGILLFLFNIPVFILGWYKVGKGFTIYSIVSVICATFFLEILPIISVSNDIILNTVVGGVVSGIGIGLSLKWGASTGGMDIVAMVLSRLQDKPIGIYFLVLNGVIIVLAGFLYEPENALYTLIALYVTTAVIDAIHTRHEKVTAMIITRKADELQCAIHEKMVRGITILPAKGAYTKEENNMLYLVITRYELYDLEKIIAEVDPNAFTNIVQTVGIFGYFRREGEEVV
- a CDS encoding GNAT family N-acetyltransferase, whose protein sequence is MFIRLAEPSDAGKLVSLIAEVEQSNFMLFGPGERKITVEQQEKHIEVMKRQETSAIFIAEEEARLLGYLFAIGKNPARTKHSVYVVIGIAEQAREKGVGTKLFTALEKWAIEQEIHRLELTVMTHNEAGIALYKKMGFEIEGTKRHSLWIDGKYIDEYYIAKLL
- a CDS encoding LytTR family DNA-binding domain-containing protein → MKVSLDIDSRFDETLVTIECPELTEDVQEVLTFIKGRTTKFLIGKEGDMQHIIKPNEIHYCHTENEKVIAVTKKGSFQLRERLYELEELLPTHQFIRLSKSVIANLYELSRFEASFNGTLCVHFKSGAKEYVSRTYVKDIKNALQMNRR
- a CDS encoding DUF3021 domain-containing protein yields the protein MKTFLFRSIIGIFFGAFLAVLFTNAIVIFEGRETLDGALFIKNSIGSILCGWFSAVSPLYFEIPSLKLSQQTALHFVTLFILYFLLAFGFGWIPFTWISFFITILMFVIFYAVIWTCFYIYFRQQAKKLNADLTKLQR
- a CDS encoding LysE/ArgO family amino acid transporter; this encodes MVEAIIHGVILAFGLIIPLGAQNVFVFNQGALQPKFRKALPVVITAGISDTILIVAAVSGVSLLILTFSWLENIIFSIGIIFLLYMGVVLWRTKVSTNDLEGQSFSMKRQILFAASVSLLNPHALLDTIGVIGTNSLSYIGDAKIAFTLTTIFVSWIWFIGLALSGRYFGKLDKSGKLMTLLNKVSALVVFGVAVYMALKLYSNLA
- a CDS encoding class I SAM-dependent rRNA methyltransferase; this encodes MTKTIDVQLNAKAVAELKKGYPLILKDAVLNPQVLKEEGSIIKLVDRNWRFVAKGYYGVQNKGIGWVLTRKENEAIDFDFFKSRIAAALKRRESLFEDADTTAFRVFNGEGDGIGGLTIDYYDGYYVVSWYSEGIYSLKHHIYNVLEKIVEYKAVYEKKRFDTKGQYIEQDDFVKGEPGDFPIIVKENGMNFAVDLNDGAMTGIFLDQRDVRKAIHDKYAEGRTVLNTFSYTGAFSVAASLGGAAKTVSVDLASRSESKTIEQFSVNGIDYEQQEIRVMDVFDYFRYAKRHELKFGLVILDPPSFARSKKYTFSTARNYPELVKDAIAVTEKNGFIVASTNNASFGMKRFKTFIDRAFKETNTRYKILEESSLPRDFRSNRDFPEFNYLKVVILQKLN